The window TCGCTGCCGCAACGGGCCGTCCGCGAACGGTTCCACGGTGAGCCCGGCTCCGGCCTCGGTCACGATCCGGGCGTTGACGGGCTGATCGGCCATGAACGGCACGACCACCACCGGGACACCGTTCTCCAGGGCACCGAACGTCGTCCCCGCGCCCCCGTGGCAGACGACGACCGAGGCCGCCGCGAGCATCCGGTCCTGATCGACCCAGTCCGCAACGGTCACGTTCGGCGGAATCTCCTCCAGCGCCAACCCTCGGCCGGGTTCCAGTCCCAGACGCGCTCCGGCCCCGCCGGTCGTGAGGACGGCCCGTGCCGGCAGATCCCGCAGCGCCTCCAACGCCTCCCGGTAGACCTCAGCCGCGCCCGGGAGCGAGCTGACCACGGTCCCGAACGACACGAACACCTGCGGCCCGGTCTCTGCGGATCCCAGGGCGTCTCGTTGTCCCAGAGTCTCGAGCTCTCCAGGATTCTCAGGTTGTCCCGGAATCTCTTGCTGCCCCAAAGTCTCGCGCCGAACCAGAGTCTCGCGTTGACCCAGTGTCTCGAGCTTCCCCAGCCCTGCATCGACCCTGACCCTGCGTGTGTCGGGGTAGGACGAGGGGTCGAGCCACCCCGGGAGCCTGGTGAAGTACGTGGATGTCCGGATCGCCTCGACCACCCCGGCAGCGCGTTCCTCCAGGACCGGGGTGACGCCCTCCA is drawn from Kineosporia sp. NBRC 101731 and contains these coding sequences:
- a CDS encoding glycosyltransferase; this encodes MAVPPVRRDQADALGARVLLLPDPPEAAVAEVWSRVRSGQPASVDREIFAGLNTTAYLPVLERACREWEPDLVLHEAAEFAGAIAAHRCGIRHAQIAIGLAMVEAGALEGVTPVLEERAAGVVEAIRTSTYFTRLPGWLDPSSYPDTRRVRVDAGLGKLETLGQRETLVRRETLGQQEIPGQPENPGELETLGQRDALGSAETGPQVFVSFGTVVSSLPGAAEVYREALEALRDLPARAVLTTGGAGARLGLEPGRGLALEEIPPNVTVADWVDQDRMLAAASVVVCHGGAGTTFGALENGVPVVVVPFMADQPVNARIVTEAGAGLTVEPFADGPLRQRLRTAIETVLRQPSFHRKATDFARDTAKMPEIGSAGI